The nucleotide window CTTTGTCATTTCTTTTCCTTCAAACAGCCAAGAAGCTTCTTAACACTTGGCGCCAACTTAAATTAATATGTTTTCAATACTTGTTTTTAAAACCGGGTTTTACCAACTTTATTTGGTTTCGACCGTAAGAGATTTTGGTTCGGTTTTTTTATCTTTTTGTAAACTGAGCTGAGCGAAGGTTTCAGGCAAACTGACCACCATTCCACCTTCGGTCATCTCATGACTTTGACCGATGAACTTACCACCCGTTTCAACGGTAAGCTCGCCACTGATCAGTTCGCCAATCAACTTACCGCTTTGCAAAATATCAATTTTCTCGCAAGCGACCTTACCGTCCAAAACACCGCTTAAGACAATACTGCGAGCCTTGACCAAGCCTGAAACCTGACCAGAAGTACCGATAGAAACATCAAATTGGCTATCGATAATCCCCTCTACTCGTCCATCAATATGCAGAGAGCCTTTTAGCTCGGTCATTTCCCCGCTGATAAAGCAACCGTCTGCGATAATTGTCTTTCCACCTTCTTGACGATTTGGTCGACGCTTAGACTTAAAGATCCCCATGGTACCCCTTTCACTTTTTCAAAAATGTCATCATATTTTTCAATCGTCCACTTATCAAAAGGTTGTGGATTCAATCGATGATGCAAAAACCAAACTTCATAATGCAAATGAGGCCCGGATGAGCGTCCGGTAGAACCGACCTCACCGACTTTCTGCCCTTTGTGAACCACCTCACCGACTTTGACTGAACGCTGGCTCAGATGCCCGTAGCGGGTCTGGAATCCATTTGCATGAACCAAGGTAACCAAATTACCAAAACCACCATCCTTATCAAAAGCGGAGTATTTGACAACCCCATCCGCAGTAGCAACTACGTCATCACCTATCCGGGCACGGTAATCCAAACCGCCATGCATCTGTCTTTTGCCAGTTATCGGATGCTGTCGATAGCCAAACTTACTGGTGATACCGTTATAATCAGCTAAAGCATGACCACTTGGAACCATGTCCAGCATCAAACTTTTGCCTAAGGTATTCAACTGTACCTGCTTGACACGCTCTTCATACGGCAGTTTTTCAGGTTCATCAGCATCAATTCCCACCAGGCTTTCTAAACCTTGAAGGGATTGATCCAAAAACACCACTTCCGCATTTTTTTGCTCTAAATCCGCTTCTAAACTCTGTTTTTCGTCTAAGAGCCTTTCGTAGTCGGAGCGGGTTTTCTTCAGTGTTTTATTAAACGCCGCAACCGATGCCGCGTTTTGGATTTCAAGTTCTTGCGCTTGATTGGCCAACCACCACAAGGAAACCGCACCCAACCCCCAAATAAGAAGAAATACCGACACAATCACCCAAGCAAACTTTCTGAAAAAGTGCTTGAACGAATAGTGACGTGAGCCATGCACATCACTAATGGTGACGGTAAAATAATTTCTCATTTAGACAATGCTAGTTGTTACAGTGCGGCAACGACCGCATCACCCATTTCGCTACAAGAAACGCGTGTCATGCCATCTGAGAAGATATCACCGGTACGTAGACCTTGGTCAAGCACTTTACCTACCGCATTTTCAATTTTGACCGCCAAGTCTTCACGACCTAAAGAGTAACGTAACATCATTGCCGCAGACAAAATCGTCGCTAATGGGTTGGCCAAGTTTTGACCTGCGATATCTGGAGCAGAACCATGGCTAGGCTCGTACATACCTTTATTGTTCGCATCTAAAGATGCCGAAGCCAACATACCGATTGAACCGGTTAACATAGATGCTTCATCGGACAGAATATCACCAAACATATTACCCGTGACCATCACGTCAAATTGTTTTGGATTTAACACCAATTGCATTGCCGCGTTATCCACATACATATGTTTCACTTCTACTTCTGGGTATTCAACCGCAACCTGATCGACGATTTCACGCCAAAGTTCAGTTACCTCTAAAACGTTAGCCTTATCAACCGAAGTCAACTTTTTGTTACGTTTCATCGCCGCCTGAAAAGCGACATGGGCAATACGTTTGATTTCAGACTCAGAATATACATAAGTGTTGTAACCCTGACGCTCACCATTTTCCAAAGTGCGAATCCCGCGAGGCTGACCAAAATAGATACCACCGGTTAATTCACGAACAATCAGAATATCCAAACCTGCAACCACTTCTGGCTTTAACGTCGAAGCGTCAGCCAATTGAGGATATAAAAACGCTGGGCGCAAGTTGGCAAACAACTGCATTTCAGAACGTAAACGCAACAAGCCCTTTTCTGGACGCACAGAGATATCTAAAGACTCCCACTTATAACCACCTACAGCGCCTAAAAGCACCGCGTCTGCAGCCTGAGCCTTAGCCATTGTTTCATCCGCTAAAGGCACACCATGAACATCATAAGCCGCACCCCCAACCAGGTCTTCGGTCATCTCAATATCCAAACCATCGGTTGCCTTCAATGCTTCTAAAACTTTTACCGCTTCCGCAGTAATTTCAGGGCCAATACCATCACCAGGTAAAATCAATACTTGTTGTGTCATTTTTAAATACTCTTAACTTTATAAACTTTAAATTCTTAATCCCGCTACAAAGTTACCAGGCCTGGTAACTCCGAAAACCAAACTCAACTAGCCTGCAAACAACCAAGGAGCTGTTTTTTTGGTTTTCTCTTCATAGGCTTTAATATCCGCTTCATGCTGAAGTGTCAAACCGATATCATCCAGACCATTCAATAAACAGTGACGACGGAAACTATCCACTTCAAACGCGATGCTTTCACCGTTAGGCTTATCGATTTGTTGATTTTCCAAATCGATGGTCAACTGATACCCCTCGTTAGCATGCACTTCATTGAAAAGACCGTCGACGACAGTTTCATCCAGCACAATCGGCAAGATACCGTTCTTAAAACAGTTATTGAAAAAGATATCCGCAAAACTCGGCGCAATCACCACATCAAAACCGTAATCTTTCAATGCCCAAGGTGCGTGTTCACGACTTGAACCGCAACCAAAGTTTTCACGCGCCAACAAGATTTTAGAACCTTGATAACGAGGTTGGTTCAAAACGAATTCTTTACGTAATGGACGACCGGAATTATCGGAATCTGGCTCACCCACATCCTCATAACGCCACTCGTCAAACAGGTTAGGGCCAAAGCCGCTACGCTTGATTGACTTCAAAAACTGCTTAGGAATGATTGCATCGGTATCAACGTTAGCGCGATCCATCGGTGCGACAATCGCTGTCATTTTTAAAAACTTTTCCATCTAAATTTCTCCGCGGTTGTTTAACTTAACGCTAACTTAAAGATAATCACGAACATCAACAAAGTGACCGGCAATCGCCGCTGCAGCAGCCATTTCAGGGCTGACCAAGTGAGTACGACCACCCGCACCCTGGCGCCCTTCAAAGTTACGGTTTGAAGTCGATGCACAATGTTTACCGGTCGGCAACTTATCCGCATTCATCGCTAAACACATTGAGCAACCCGGGTTACGCCACTCGAAACCGGCTTCGATAAAGATTTTATCCAAACCTTCTTTCTCAGCTTGCATCTTGACCAAACCAGAACCTGGAACCGCCAACGCTTGCTCAACCTTGTCTGAGATTTTTTTACCTTTCAACACCGCGGCGGCAGCACGGAAATCTTCAATACGTGAATTGGTACAAGATCCGATAAACACATAATCCACCGGAATATCCTTAATCGGCATATCCGCTTTTAAGCCCATATATTGAAGCGCACGCTCAATACCACCCGCCTTAACCGGATCGCTTTCCTTAGATGGATTCGGTACATTACCGTTCACATCCAACACCATCTCCGGAGACGTTCCCCAAGAAACTTGTGGCTCGATTTTTGAACCATCAATTTCAACAACCTTATCAAACACCGCATCTTCATCGGATTTAAGATCTTGCCAGGCCTGTTTAGCCGCTTCCCATTGATCCGCTTTAGGTGCAAATGGACGACCTTTAACGTATTCAATCGTCTTTTCATCGACCGCAACCAAACCAACACGTGCACCGGCTTCAATCGCCATATTACACACCGTCATACGGCCTTCAACAGACATATCGCGGAAAACCTGACCACCGAACTCAATCGCATGCCCGTTTCCGCCAGCGGTACCGATTTGACCGAT belongs to Thiomicrorhabdus immobilis and includes:
- a CDS encoding polymer-forming cytoskeletal protein is translated as MTELKGSLHIDGRVEGIIDSQFDVSIGTSGQVSGLVKARSIVLSGVLDGKVACEKIDILQSGKLIGELISGELTVETGGKFIGQSHEMTEGGMVVSLPETFAQLSLQKDKKTEPKSLTVETK
- a CDS encoding M23 family metallopeptidase, whose protein sequence is MRNYFTVTISDVHGSRHYSFKHFFRKFAWVIVSVFLLIWGLGAVSLWWLANQAQELEIQNAASVAAFNKTLKKTRSDYERLLDEKQSLEADLEQKNAEVVFLDQSLQGLESLVGIDADEPEKLPYEERVKQVQLNTLGKSLMLDMVPSGHALADYNGITSKFGYRQHPITGKRQMHGGLDYRARIGDDVVATADGVVKYSAFDKDGGFGNLVTLVHANGFQTRYGHLSQRSVKVGEVVHKGQKVGEVGSTGRSSGPHLHYEVWFLHHRLNPQPFDKWTIEKYDDIFEKVKGVPWGSLSLSVDQIVKKVERQLSQTVALSAGK
- the leuB gene encoding 3-isopropylmalate dehydrogenase, giving the protein MTQQVLILPGDGIGPEITAEAVKVLEALKATDGLDIEMTEDLVGGAAYDVHGVPLADETMAKAQAADAVLLGAVGGYKWESLDISVRPEKGLLRLRSEMQLFANLRPAFLYPQLADASTLKPEVVAGLDILIVRELTGGIYFGQPRGIRTLENGERQGYNTYVYSESEIKRIAHVAFQAAMKRNKKLTSVDKANVLEVTELWREIVDQVAVEYPEVEVKHMYVDNAAMQLVLNPKQFDVMVTGNMFGDILSDEASMLTGSIGMLASASLDANNKGMYEPSHGSAPDIAGQNLANPLATILSAAMMLRYSLGREDLAVKIENAVGKVLDQGLRTGDIFSDGMTRVSCSEMGDAVVAAL
- the leuD gene encoding 3-isopropylmalate dehydratase small subunit, with amino-acid sequence MEKFLKMTAIVAPMDRANVDTDAIIPKQFLKSIKRSGFGPNLFDEWRYEDVGEPDSDNSGRPLRKEFVLNQPRYQGSKILLARENFGCGSSREHAPWALKDYGFDVVIAPSFADIFFNNCFKNGILPIVLDETVVDGLFNEVHANEGYQLTIDLENQQIDKPNGESIAFEVDSFRRHCLLNGLDDIGLTLQHEADIKAYEEKTKKTAPWLFAG
- the leuC gene encoding 3-isopropylmalate dehydratase large subunit; the protein is MSAKTLYDKLWDAHVVRQEEDGTALIYIDRQLLHEVTSPQAFEGLRMANRKPWRIDTNLATPDHNVPTTDLTGGVASIKDSVSRIQVETLGMNTREFGITEFAMGDVRQGIVHVVGPEEGATLPGMTVVCGDSHTATHGALGALAHGIGTSEVEHVLATQCLIQKKMKNMLIKVDGKLQPGVGPKDVVLAIIGQIGTAGGNGHAIEFGGQVFRDMSVEGRMTVCNMAIEAGARVGLVAVDEKTIEYVKGRPFAPKADQWEAAKQAWQDLKSDEDAVFDKVVEIDGSKIEPQVSWGTSPEMVLDVNGNVPNPSKESDPVKAGGIERALQYMGLKADMPIKDIPVDYVFIGSCTNSRIEDFRAAAAVLKGKKISDKVEQALAVPGSGLVKMQAEKEGLDKIFIEAGFEWRNPGCSMCLAMNADKLPTGKHCASTSNRNFEGRQGAGGRTHLVSPEMAAAAAIAGHFVDVRDYL